A region of Clarias gariepinus isolate MV-2021 ecotype Netherlands chromosome 25, CGAR_prim_01v2, whole genome shotgun sequence DNA encodes the following proteins:
- the adhfe1 gene encoding hydroxyacid-oxoacid transhydrogenase, mitochondrial: protein MARRDRVTHLLRQLAVQACRCPAHSSTHSGYISQPDPGHVCGRKTDYAFEMACSNVRYGRGVTREIGMDLQNWGAQNVCLMTDKNLSTLPPITAVLDSLTRHGVKYECYDSVRVEPTDYSFKAAIDFAKKRDFDAYVAVGGGSVIDTCKAANLYACHPEADFLDFVNAPVGKGKPITKSLKPLIAVPTTAGTGSETTGVAIFDFEDMKAKTGIANRSLRPTLAVVDPLHTLHMPDRVAANSGFDVLCHALESYTALPYNMRSPCPTNPIARPAYQGSNPISDVWARHALCIVAKYLKRAVRNPDDVEARSSMHLASVFAGIGFGNAGVHLCHGMSYPISGNIKIHKAKGYRVDHPLVPHGLSVVLTSPAVFAFTACMCPERHLEAAEILGADVRNVKTEDAGRVLADILRNFLYDLEVEDGLSEIGYSKEDIPGLVKGTIPQERVTKLAPRSHTEEDLSHLFEASMKLY, encoded by the exons ATGGCCAGACGCGACAGGGTGACACATTTACTGAGGCAACTCGCCGTTCAGGC GTGCAGATGTCCTGCTCATTCTTCCACACATTCGGGTTACATCTCTCAGCCAG ATCCAGGACATGTCTGTGGAAGAAAAACTGACTATGCTTTTGAG ATGGCTTGCTCCAATGTCAGATATGGAAGAGGTGTGACCAGAGAGATCGGCATG GACTTGCAGAATTGGGGCGCACAAAATGTGTGTTTGATGACAGACAAGAACTTGTCCACGCTGCCCCCAATAACAGCAGTGTTGGACTCACTTACCAGACATGGTGTGAAGTATGAATGCTATGACAGTGTGAGGGTAGAACCTACAGATTATAG ctttaaagcAGCAATTGATTTTGCGAAGAAAAGAGATTTTGATGCTTATGTAGCTGTGGGTGGTGGCTCTGTGATTGACACCTGTAAAGCTGCCAATCTTTATGCATGCCACCCGGAGGCTGACTTCCTGGATTTTGTCAATGCACCAGTTGGTAAAGGAAAGCCAATAACCAAATCACTGAAGCCTCTTATTGCAG TTCCCACTACAGCAGGTACAGGAAGTGAGACCACAGGTGTAGCAATATTCGACTTTGAAGACATGAAGGCCAAAACTG GCATTGCAAATCGATCACTGAGGCCCACTTTGGCAGTGGTGGATCCACTGCACACACTGCACATGCCAGACAGGGTGGCTGCCAACAGTGGCTTTGATGTACTCTG CCATGCTTTGGAATCCTACACTGCTTTGCCGTATAACATGAGGAGTCCATGTCCCACCAACCCCATAGCCCGTCCTGCTTATCAAGGCAGCAACCCAATCAGTGATGTCTGGGCAAGACATGCCCTCTGCATAGTGGCCAAGTACTTAAAAAG agCGGTGCGTAATCCAGATGATGTAGAGGCGCGCTCCAGCATGCACCTGGCAAGTGTGTTTGCTGGAATTGGCTTTGGTAATGCGGGAGTTCACTTATG tcatggAATGTCATATCCTATTTCTGGGAACATCAAAATCCATAAAGCTAAAGGATACAGAGTGGACCATCCCTTAGTG CCTCATGGCCTCTCTGTGGTTCTCACATCTCCTGCTGTGTTTGCCTTCACCGCCTGTATGTGCCCAGAGCGACACCTAGAGGCAGCAGAGATACTAG GCGCTGATGTAAGAAATGTGAAGACAGAAGATGCTGGACGTGTGTTGGCAGACATTCTGAGGAACTTTCTGTATGACCTTGAGGTGGAAGATGGCTTATCTGAAATTGGTTACAGTAAAGAGGACATTCCCGGGTTGGTGAAGGGAACTATTCCTCAG GAGCGGGTGACAAAACTTGCACCAAGATCTCACACTGAAGAGGATCTCAGTCATTTGTTTGAAGCATCCATGAAACTCTACTAA
- the LOC128513122 gene encoding cytochrome P450 7B1 isoform X1 gives MFEILLTVTFGTASFLLLVLLFSRRRREGEPPLIKGWIPFLGKTLEYRKDSYKFLKQLQKCHGDVFTVLIAGKYVTFVMNPLLYPAVIKHGKQLDFHEFSRAAASKTFGYPYLHPGRFPGLSEKIQRSFLLLQGSPLNSLALKMMGNLQLVFQQDFQSSHVVRGEYDWQQEGLYEFCERVMFKATFLTLYGQPPNTNVYTHLHGERWIDELRDNFRKFDSMFPLLIAKIPIGLLGRTKYIREQLIRFFHPQKVAKWTAPSEFIKTRMEFFQQYDTLKDLDIAAHHFAILWASVGNTIPACFWCLYHLLSSPQAFSVVQEEIMGMFGEMGPESILTYDKLTPEHFEKLIYLESAINESLRLSSVSMNIRAVQENFCLHLNPHCSVGVRKGDIVTLYPQSTHLDPDIYPNPMQYQFDRFVENGKLKTEFYKGGQKIRYYHMPFGSGATMCPGRFFAINELKQFLCITLLMYDMQLPAGQQQATIDKSRSGLGIIPPANRIYFRYRVKMNSMQRQGL, from the exons ATGTTTGAGATTTTACTGACGGTAACTTTTGGCACAGCGTCCTTTCTCTTACTCGTTTTGCTGTTCAGCAGGAGACG gagagagggagagcctCCACTGATAAAAGGATGGATTCCATTTTTGGGGAAAACGCTTGAATACAGAAAAGAttcatataaatttttaaaacaactaCAGAAGTGCCATGGCGATGTCTTCACTGTACTGATCGCAG GTAAATATGTGACATTTGTGATGAACCCACTTCTGTACCCCGCTGTAATTAAACATGGGAAGCAGCTGGACTTCCATGAGTTTTCACGTGCAGCAGCTTCCAAAACTTTTGGCTACCCTTATTTACACCCTGGAAGGTTTCCTGGCTTGAGTGAGAAAATCCAGAGATCGTTCTTGCTCCTTCAGGGTTCACCTCTCAACTCTCTTGCTCTTAAAATGATGGGAAACTTACAGCTGGTCTTTCAACAAGACTTCCAGTCCAGCCATGTAGTACGAGGGGAGTATGACTGGCAGCAGGAGGGTCTATATGAGTTTTGTGAACGTGTAATGTTCAAGGCAACATTTCTAACACTGTATGGACAACCCCCAAACACAAATGTGTATACACACTTGCACGGGGAGAGGTGGATAGATGAGCTGCGTGACAACTTTAGGAAGTTTGACTCAATGTTTCCTCTGCTGATTGCCAAAATACCTATTGGTCTGCTGGGAAGAACTAAATATATTCGGGAACAGCTTATTAGGTTTTTTCATCCTCAAAAAGTGGCAAAATGGACTGCTCCATCAGAGTTCATAAAGACACGCATGGAATTTTTTCAACAGTACGACACACTCAAAGATCTGGACATAGCAG CTCACCACTTTGCAATCCTGTGGGCATCAGTGGGGAACACTATCCCAGCATGCTTCTGGTGCTTGTACCACCTCCTCTCCAGCCCTCAGGCATTTTCAGTTGTGCAAGAGGAGATTATGGGCATGTTTGGAGAAATGGGTCCTGAGTCTATTCTTACTTATGACAAATTGACTCCAGAACATTTTGAGAAGCTGATTTACCTTG AGAGTGCTATTAACGAGAGTCTCCGTCTTTCTTCTGTCTCAATGAATATCCGGGCAGTTCAAGAAAATTTCTGTCTGCATCTAAATCCTCACTGTTCTGTTGGTGTGCGTAAAGGAGATATTGTCACTCTTTATCCCCAGAGCACACATTTGGACCCGGACATCTACCCAAATCCGATG CAGTACCAGTTTGACCGTTTTGTGGAGAATGGGAAGCTGAAGACAGAATTTTACAAAGGCGGTCAGAAGATCCGATACTACCACATGCCATTTGGATCAGGGGCTACCATGTGTCCTGGACGTTTCTTTGCCattaatgaactgaagcaattttTGTGTATCACCCTGCTGATGTATGACATGCAGCTCCCTGCCGGTCAGCAGCAGGCAACCATAGACAAAAGTCGATCAGGTCTTGGCATAATCCCACCTGCAAACCGTATCTATTTTAGGTATAGAGTGAAAATGAACAGCATGCAGAGACaggggctgtag
- the LOC128513122 gene encoding cytochrome P450 7A1 isoform X2 yields MNPLLYPAVIKHGKQLDFHEFSRAAASKTFGYPYLHPGRFPGLSEKIQRSFLLLQGSPLNSLALKMMGNLQLVFQQDFQSSHVVRGEYDWQQEGLYEFCERVMFKATFLTLYGQPPNTNVYTHLHGERWIDELRDNFRKFDSMFPLLIAKIPIGLLGRTKYIREQLIRFFHPQKVAKWTAPSEFIKTRMEFFQQYDTLKDLDIAAHHFAILWASVGNTIPACFWCLYHLLSSPQAFSVVQEEIMGMFGEMGPESILTYDKLTPEHFEKLIYLESAINESLRLSSVSMNIRAVQENFCLHLNPHCSVGVRKGDIVTLYPQSTHLDPDIYPNPMQYQFDRFVENGKLKTEFYKGGQKIRYYHMPFGSGATMCPGRFFAINELKQFLCITLLMYDMQLPAGQQQATIDKSRSGLGIIPPANRIYFRYRVKMNSMQRQGL; encoded by the exons ATGAACCCACTTCTGTACCCCGCTGTAATTAAACATGGGAAGCAGCTGGACTTCCATGAGTTTTCACGTGCAGCAGCTTCCAAAACTTTTGGCTACCCTTATTTACACCCTGGAAGGTTTCCTGGCTTGAGTGAGAAAATCCAGAGATCGTTCTTGCTCCTTCAGGGTTCACCTCTCAACTCTCTTGCTCTTAAAATGATGGGAAACTTACAGCTGGTCTTTCAACAAGACTTCCAGTCCAGCCATGTAGTACGAGGGGAGTATGACTGGCAGCAGGAGGGTCTATATGAGTTTTGTGAACGTGTAATGTTCAAGGCAACATTTCTAACACTGTATGGACAACCCCCAAACACAAATGTGTATACACACTTGCACGGGGAGAGGTGGATAGATGAGCTGCGTGACAACTTTAGGAAGTTTGACTCAATGTTTCCTCTGCTGATTGCCAAAATACCTATTGGTCTGCTGGGAAGAACTAAATATATTCGGGAACAGCTTATTAGGTTTTTTCATCCTCAAAAAGTGGCAAAATGGACTGCTCCATCAGAGTTCATAAAGACACGCATGGAATTTTTTCAACAGTACGACACACTCAAAGATCTGGACATAGCAG CTCACCACTTTGCAATCCTGTGGGCATCAGTGGGGAACACTATCCCAGCATGCTTCTGGTGCTTGTACCACCTCCTCTCCAGCCCTCAGGCATTTTCAGTTGTGCAAGAGGAGATTATGGGCATGTTTGGAGAAATGGGTCCTGAGTCTATTCTTACTTATGACAAATTGACTCCAGAACATTTTGAGAAGCTGATTTACCTTG AGAGTGCTATTAACGAGAGTCTCCGTCTTTCTTCTGTCTCAATGAATATCCGGGCAGTTCAAGAAAATTTCTGTCTGCATCTAAATCCTCACTGTTCTGTTGGTGTGCGTAAAGGAGATATTGTCACTCTTTATCCCCAGAGCACACATTTGGACCCGGACATCTACCCAAATCCGATG CAGTACCAGTTTGACCGTTTTGTGGAGAATGGGAAGCTGAAGACAGAATTTTACAAAGGCGGTCAGAAGATCCGATACTACCACATGCCATTTGGATCAGGGGCTACCATGTGTCCTGGACGTTTCTTTGCCattaatgaactgaagcaattttTGTGTATCACCCTGCTGATGTATGACATGCAGCTCCCTGCCGGTCAGCAGCAGGCAACCATAGACAAAAGTCGATCAGGTCTTGGCATAATCCCACCTGCAAACCGTATCTATTTTAGGTATAGAGTGAAAATGAACAGCATGCAGAGACaggggctgtag
- the slc39a6 gene encoding zinc transporter ZIP6 isoform X1, producing MATCRQVLIVTALLLFQACLLDAAGDCGPLTVATDSLLAETTQQKHLHAIFLKYGENGTISLSGLQRLLEGLGLDRIRRLTVQHHGNKHDHTNSHTHSQTHTHKHPPHTHSFGSKKDGDGSGVEKSDSASSAHPDSNSMKKSQSDSHHNLYIKRDSDATAMLTTPSYVTKLHRAERSADYSVDSDSSQPNTTHSNDTYHTENTSTHMDDHNHHDKDEHSPVSYNFTQECQNATMILQTHGMFQEMPLSVNDFSFLCPALLVQIDFKSCLLHAENQSEYKDHVHHHHHHHDKANGSQKTASIYVAWIGGFLSITIISLLALVGGVLIPLINKVCFNFLLSFLVALAVGTLSGDAFLHLIPHSQGHHKHHHGSSESLEHGLHGDSEDSLKPVWTGLTALGGVYIMFLIEHFLTLAKMYKDKKQKVRLAQVQKRVDLAVETVDSSVSVTADANVKPQDDSELNGRHAWEEAVPEEEEVMLSQRPYTDEDCENKCHSHFHDTVGQSDEQHHHHHNYHHILHHHHSQNHHPHTHTHRHTQSYSVQHFENAGVATLAWMVIMGDGLHNFSDGLAIGAAFTESLSSGLSTSVAVFCHELPHELGDFAVLLKAGMSVKQAILYNLLSAMMGYLGMITGILIGHYAENVATWIFALTAGLFMYVALVDMVPEMLHNDASEAGFSHYGFFVLQNAGILLGFGIMLVIAMFEHKIQLSIEF from the exons ATGGCAACGTGCAGGCAGGTCCTAATTGTGACAGCTCTCCTGCTGTTCCAGGCCTGTTTGTTGGATGCGGCTGGTGACTGTGGGCCACTTACGGTTGCGACAGACAGTCTTTTAGCAGAGACAACGCAGCAGAAGCATCTGCATGCGATATTCCTGAAGTATGGCGAGAATGGGACCATCTCCTTGTCTGGTCTGCAAAGGCTGCTTGAGGGGTTGGGGCTAGACCGCATCAGGAGGCTTACAGTGCAACACCATGGAAACAAACATGACCACACTAATTCGCATACACactcgcaaacacacacacacaaacaccctccacacacacattcttttggTAGCAAGAAGGATGGTGATGGTTCCGGTGTGGAGAAGAGTGACTCCGCCTCCAGTGCGCATCCTGACTCGAATTCCATGAAGAAGAGCCAATCAGATAGTCACCACAAtctctacataaagagagattcTGATGCTACTGCCATGCTGACCACACCATCTTATGTCACCAAATTACACCGGGCAGAGCGCAGTGCGGATTACAGCGTGGACTCCGACTCTTCCCAGCCCAATACAACACACTCCAATGACACCTACCACACTGAgaacacatccacacacatggaTGACCACAATCATCATGACAAGGATGAACATAGTCCAGTAAGCTATAACTTTACTCAGGAG tgcCAGAATGCTACGATGATTTTGCAGACGCATGGCATGTTCCAAGAAATGCCTCTCTCTGTTAATGACTTCAGCTTCCTTTGTCCTGCCCTCCTTGTGCAGATTGATTTTAAGTCATGCCTTCTGCATGCTGAGAACCAATCAG aatataaaGATCATgttcaccatcatcaccaccaccatgaTAAGGCAAATGGAAGCCAGAAAACTGCTTCCATTTATGTGG CTTGGATTGGAGGTTTTCTCTCTATTACAATAATCAGTCTGCTGGCTCTGGTGGGTGGAGTCTTAATACCACTCATCAACAAAGTCTGTTTCAACTTCCTGCTCAGCTTCTTGGTTGCCCTCGCAGTAGGCACACTCAGTGGAGATGCCTTCCTGCATCTTATACCACAT TCTCAGGGTCACCACAAGCACCATCACGGTTCCAGTGAGAGCTTGGAGCATGGTCTCCATGGCGACAGTGAAGATTCCCTTAAGCCTGTTTGGACGGGGTTGACCGCGTTAGGTGGAGTCTACATCATGTTTCTCATCGAGCATTTCTTGACGCTTGCAAAAATGTATAAAGACAAGAAACAAAAGGTTAGACTTGCACAA GTGCAGAAAAGAGTTGACTTGGCTGTTGAAACTGTAGATTCTTCCGTGTCTGTTACTGCAGACGCCAATGTTAAACCACAGGATG ACTCCGAGCTGAATGGCAGACATGCCTGGGAAGAGGCTGTGCCAGAGGAAGAAGAAGTAATGTTATCTCAGCGGCCCTACACAGATGAAGATTGCGAGAACAAGTGCCACTCCCACTTCCACGATACTGTTGGCCAGTCAGATGAGCAgcaccaccatcaccacaacTACCACCATATTCTGCATCACCACCACTCTCAAAATCAtcatccacacactcacacacacaggcatacacagTCTTATTCTGTCCAGCATTTCGAAAATGCTGGGGTTGCTACCCTTGCCTGGATGGTCATTATGGGAGATGGCCTGCACAACTTTAGTGATGGGCTAGCTATAG gagCTGCATTTACAGAGAGTTTGTCTAGTGGTCTCAGCACTTCAGTCGCTGTGTTCTGCCATGAACTTCCTCATGAGCTTG gGGATTTTGCAGTTTTGCTAAAGGCTGGAATGTCTGTTAAACAGGCAATTCTTTATAATTTGCTCTCAGCAATGATGGGCTATTTGGGAATGATTACcggcattctgattggtcactATGCTGAGAATGTGGCCACATGGATCTTTGCTCTCACGGCTGGGCTTTTCATGTATGTCGCACTGGTGGACATG gTCCCAGAGATGCTACATAATGATGCAAGTGAAGCAGGCTTCAGTCATTATGGATTCTTTGTTCTGCAAAATGCTGGGATCCTGCTTGGTTTTGGCATCATGCTCGTCATCGCCATGTTTGAACACAAGATTCAACTCAGTATTGAATTCTGA
- the slc39a6 gene encoding zinc transporter ZIP6 isoform X2 — MATCRQVLIVTALLLFQACLLDAAGDCGPLTVATDSLLAETTQQKHLHAIFLKYGENGTISLSGLQRLLEGLGLDRIRRLTVQHHGNKHDHTNSHTHSQTHTHKHPPHTHSFGSKKDGDGSGVEKSDSASSAHPDSNSMKKSQSDSHHNLYIKRDSDATAMLTTPSYVTKLHRAERSADYSVDSDSSQPNTTHSNDTYHTENTSTHMDDHNHHDKDEHSPVSYNFTQECQNATMILQTHGMFQEMPLSVNDFSFLCPALLVQIDFKSCLLHAENQSEYKDHVHHHHHHHDKANGSQKTASIYVAWIGGFLSITIISLLALVGGVLIPLINKVCFNFLLSFLVALAVGTLSGDAFLHLIPHSQGHHKHHHGSSESLEHGLHGDSEDSLKPVWTGLTALGGVYIMFLIEHFLTLAKMYKDKKQKVQKRVDLAVETVDSSVSVTADANVKPQDDSELNGRHAWEEAVPEEEEVMLSQRPYTDEDCENKCHSHFHDTVGQSDEQHHHHHNYHHILHHHHSQNHHPHTHTHRHTQSYSVQHFENAGVATLAWMVIMGDGLHNFSDGLAIGAAFTESLSSGLSTSVAVFCHELPHELGDFAVLLKAGMSVKQAILYNLLSAMMGYLGMITGILIGHYAENVATWIFALTAGLFMYVALVDMVPEMLHNDASEAGFSHYGFFVLQNAGILLGFGIMLVIAMFEHKIQLSIEF, encoded by the exons ATGGCAACGTGCAGGCAGGTCCTAATTGTGACAGCTCTCCTGCTGTTCCAGGCCTGTTTGTTGGATGCGGCTGGTGACTGTGGGCCACTTACGGTTGCGACAGACAGTCTTTTAGCAGAGACAACGCAGCAGAAGCATCTGCATGCGATATTCCTGAAGTATGGCGAGAATGGGACCATCTCCTTGTCTGGTCTGCAAAGGCTGCTTGAGGGGTTGGGGCTAGACCGCATCAGGAGGCTTACAGTGCAACACCATGGAAACAAACATGACCACACTAATTCGCATACACactcgcaaacacacacacacaaacaccctccacacacacattcttttggTAGCAAGAAGGATGGTGATGGTTCCGGTGTGGAGAAGAGTGACTCCGCCTCCAGTGCGCATCCTGACTCGAATTCCATGAAGAAGAGCCAATCAGATAGTCACCACAAtctctacataaagagagattcTGATGCTACTGCCATGCTGACCACACCATCTTATGTCACCAAATTACACCGGGCAGAGCGCAGTGCGGATTACAGCGTGGACTCCGACTCTTCCCAGCCCAATACAACACACTCCAATGACACCTACCACACTGAgaacacatccacacacatggaTGACCACAATCATCATGACAAGGATGAACATAGTCCAGTAAGCTATAACTTTACTCAGGAG tgcCAGAATGCTACGATGATTTTGCAGACGCATGGCATGTTCCAAGAAATGCCTCTCTCTGTTAATGACTTCAGCTTCCTTTGTCCTGCCCTCCTTGTGCAGATTGATTTTAAGTCATGCCTTCTGCATGCTGAGAACCAATCAG aatataaaGATCATgttcaccatcatcaccaccaccatgaTAAGGCAAATGGAAGCCAGAAAACTGCTTCCATTTATGTGG CTTGGATTGGAGGTTTTCTCTCTATTACAATAATCAGTCTGCTGGCTCTGGTGGGTGGAGTCTTAATACCACTCATCAACAAAGTCTGTTTCAACTTCCTGCTCAGCTTCTTGGTTGCCCTCGCAGTAGGCACACTCAGTGGAGATGCCTTCCTGCATCTTATACCACAT TCTCAGGGTCACCACAAGCACCATCACGGTTCCAGTGAGAGCTTGGAGCATGGTCTCCATGGCGACAGTGAAGATTCCCTTAAGCCTGTTTGGACGGGGTTGACCGCGTTAGGTGGAGTCTACATCATGTTTCTCATCGAGCATTTCTTGACGCTTGCAAAAATGTATAAAGACAAGAAACAAAAG GTGCAGAAAAGAGTTGACTTGGCTGTTGAAACTGTAGATTCTTCCGTGTCTGTTACTGCAGACGCCAATGTTAAACCACAGGATG ACTCCGAGCTGAATGGCAGACATGCCTGGGAAGAGGCTGTGCCAGAGGAAGAAGAAGTAATGTTATCTCAGCGGCCCTACACAGATGAAGATTGCGAGAACAAGTGCCACTCCCACTTCCACGATACTGTTGGCCAGTCAGATGAGCAgcaccaccatcaccacaacTACCACCATATTCTGCATCACCACCACTCTCAAAATCAtcatccacacactcacacacacaggcatacacagTCTTATTCTGTCCAGCATTTCGAAAATGCTGGGGTTGCTACCCTTGCCTGGATGGTCATTATGGGAGATGGCCTGCACAACTTTAGTGATGGGCTAGCTATAG gagCTGCATTTACAGAGAGTTTGTCTAGTGGTCTCAGCACTTCAGTCGCTGTGTTCTGCCATGAACTTCCTCATGAGCTTG gGGATTTTGCAGTTTTGCTAAAGGCTGGAATGTCTGTTAAACAGGCAATTCTTTATAATTTGCTCTCAGCAATGATGGGCTATTTGGGAATGATTACcggcattctgattggtcactATGCTGAGAATGTGGCCACATGGATCTTTGCTCTCACGGCTGGGCTTTTCATGTATGTCGCACTGGTGGACATG gTCCCAGAGATGCTACATAATGATGCAAGTGAAGCAGGCTTCAGTCATTATGGATTCTTTGTTCTGCAAAATGCTGGGATCCTGCTTGGTTTTGGCATCATGCTCGTCATCGCCATGTTTGAACACAAGATTCAACTCAGTATTGAATTCTGA
- the slc39a6 gene encoding zinc transporter ZIP6 isoform X3 codes for MATCRQVLIVTALLLFQACLLDAAGDCGPLTVATDSLLAETTQQKHLHAIFLKYGENGTISLSGLQRLLEGLGLDRIRRLTVQHHGNKHDHTNSHTHSQTHTHKHPPHTHSFGSKKDGDGSGVEKSDSASSAHPDSNSMKKSQSDSHHNLYIKRDSDATAMLTTPSYVTKLHRAERSADYSVDSDSSQPNTTHSNDTYHTENTSTHMDDHNHHDKDEHSPCQNATMILQTHGMFQEMPLSVNDFSFLCPALLVQIDFKSCLLHAENQSEYKDHVHHHHHHHDKANGSQKTASIYVAWIGGFLSITIISLLALVGGVLIPLINKVCFNFLLSFLVALAVGTLSGDAFLHLIPHSQGHHKHHHGSSESLEHGLHGDSEDSLKPVWTGLTALGGVYIMFLIEHFLTLAKMYKDKKQKVRLAQVQKRVDLAVETVDSSVSVTADANVKPQDDSELNGRHAWEEAVPEEEEVMLSQRPYTDEDCENKCHSHFHDTVGQSDEQHHHHHNYHHILHHHHSQNHHPHTHTHRHTQSYSVQHFENAGVATLAWMVIMGDGLHNFSDGLAIGAAFTESLSSGLSTSVAVFCHELPHELGDFAVLLKAGMSVKQAILYNLLSAMMGYLGMITGILIGHYAENVATWIFALTAGLFMYVALVDMVPEMLHNDASEAGFSHYGFFVLQNAGILLGFGIMLVIAMFEHKIQLSIEF; via the exons ATGGCAACGTGCAGGCAGGTCCTAATTGTGACAGCTCTCCTGCTGTTCCAGGCCTGTTTGTTGGATGCGGCTGGTGACTGTGGGCCACTTACGGTTGCGACAGACAGTCTTTTAGCAGAGACAACGCAGCAGAAGCATCTGCATGCGATATTCCTGAAGTATGGCGAGAATGGGACCATCTCCTTGTCTGGTCTGCAAAGGCTGCTTGAGGGGTTGGGGCTAGACCGCATCAGGAGGCTTACAGTGCAACACCATGGAAACAAACATGACCACACTAATTCGCATACACactcgcaaacacacacacacaaacaccctccacacacacattcttttggTAGCAAGAAGGATGGTGATGGTTCCGGTGTGGAGAAGAGTGACTCCGCCTCCAGTGCGCATCCTGACTCGAATTCCATGAAGAAGAGCCAATCAGATAGTCACCACAAtctctacataaagagagattcTGATGCTACTGCCATGCTGACCACACCATCTTATGTCACCAAATTACACCGGGCAGAGCGCAGTGCGGATTACAGCGTGGACTCCGACTCTTCCCAGCCCAATACAACACACTCCAATGACACCTACCACACTGAgaacacatccacacacatggaTGACCACAATCATCATGACAAGGATGAACATAGTCCA tgcCAGAATGCTACGATGATTTTGCAGACGCATGGCATGTTCCAAGAAATGCCTCTCTCTGTTAATGACTTCAGCTTCCTTTGTCCTGCCCTCCTTGTGCAGATTGATTTTAAGTCATGCCTTCTGCATGCTGAGAACCAATCAG aatataaaGATCATgttcaccatcatcaccaccaccatgaTAAGGCAAATGGAAGCCAGAAAACTGCTTCCATTTATGTGG CTTGGATTGGAGGTTTTCTCTCTATTACAATAATCAGTCTGCTGGCTCTGGTGGGTGGAGTCTTAATACCACTCATCAACAAAGTCTGTTTCAACTTCCTGCTCAGCTTCTTGGTTGCCCTCGCAGTAGGCACACTCAGTGGAGATGCCTTCCTGCATCTTATACCACAT TCTCAGGGTCACCACAAGCACCATCACGGTTCCAGTGAGAGCTTGGAGCATGGTCTCCATGGCGACAGTGAAGATTCCCTTAAGCCTGTTTGGACGGGGTTGACCGCGTTAGGTGGAGTCTACATCATGTTTCTCATCGAGCATTTCTTGACGCTTGCAAAAATGTATAAAGACAAGAAACAAAAGGTTAGACTTGCACAA GTGCAGAAAAGAGTTGACTTGGCTGTTGAAACTGTAGATTCTTCCGTGTCTGTTACTGCAGACGCCAATGTTAAACCACAGGATG ACTCCGAGCTGAATGGCAGACATGCCTGGGAAGAGGCTGTGCCAGAGGAAGAAGAAGTAATGTTATCTCAGCGGCCCTACACAGATGAAGATTGCGAGAACAAGTGCCACTCCCACTTCCACGATACTGTTGGCCAGTCAGATGAGCAgcaccaccatcaccacaacTACCACCATATTCTGCATCACCACCACTCTCAAAATCAtcatccacacactcacacacacaggcatacacagTCTTATTCTGTCCAGCATTTCGAAAATGCTGGGGTTGCTACCCTTGCCTGGATGGTCATTATGGGAGATGGCCTGCACAACTTTAGTGATGGGCTAGCTATAG gagCTGCATTTACAGAGAGTTTGTCTAGTGGTCTCAGCACTTCAGTCGCTGTGTTCTGCCATGAACTTCCTCATGAGCTTG gGGATTTTGCAGTTTTGCTAAAGGCTGGAATGTCTGTTAAACAGGCAATTCTTTATAATTTGCTCTCAGCAATGATGGGCTATTTGGGAATGATTACcggcattctgattggtcactATGCTGAGAATGTGGCCACATGGATCTTTGCTCTCACGGCTGGGCTTTTCATGTATGTCGCACTGGTGGACATG gTCCCAGAGATGCTACATAATGATGCAAGTGAAGCAGGCTTCAGTCATTATGGATTCTTTGTTCTGCAAAATGCTGGGATCCTGCTTGGTTTTGGCATCATGCTCGTCATCGCCATGTTTGAACACAAGATTCAACTCAGTATTGAATTCTGA